A single window of Micrococcaceae bacterium Sec5.1 DNA harbors:
- a CDS encoding sigma-70 family RNA polymerase sigma factor, giving the protein MTTDSDLIRRSSKDPQAFAALYDKYSRAVYRYAATRAGDSVAEDVMSQTFLVAYESREAFDDEWDDARPWLFGIATNLLRRHHRTEARRLRAFAKAAGRDSYEDGADRVAERLDAAVKSSNLAAAIRTLSTADRECLLLYAWADLTYEGMALATGVPVGTVRSRLNRARRIIRGAAGLLNMDEEEIEHGRAITPARNA; this is encoded by the coding sequence GTGACTACCGATAGCGACTTGATTCGCCGATCCAGCAAGGACCCGCAGGCCTTCGCTGCGCTTTATGACAAGTATTCGCGGGCGGTGTACCGCTACGCGGCTACCCGGGCAGGTGACTCAGTAGCTGAAGACGTCATGTCGCAAACGTTCTTGGTCGCCTATGAAAGCCGGGAGGCTTTTGATGACGAGTGGGATGATGCCAGGCCATGGCTATTCGGCATCGCGACCAATCTTCTCCGCCGGCATCACCGTACTGAAGCAAGGCGGCTAAGAGCCTTCGCGAAAGCTGCAGGCAGAGACAGCTACGAGGACGGTGCCGATCGTGTGGCTGAGCGGCTGGACGCAGCCGTGAAGTCTTCCAATCTGGCCGCAGCGATCAGGACGCTTTCGACAGCAGATCGGGAATGCTTGCTGCTCTATGCGTGGGCTGACCTGACTTACGAGGGCATGGCACTGGCAACCGGCGTTCCCGTTGGCACTGTCCGGTCACGGCTTAACAGGGCGCGGCGCATCATTCGAGGTGCCGCCGGCCTGCTGAACATGGATGAAGAGGAGATTGAGCATGGACGAGCTATCACTCCTGCGCGAAATGCGTGA
- a CDS encoding nuclear transport factor 2 family protein, which translates to MLTQDEVLKAAVERADALARRDGESLIRLLHPKFCWISHQGERFDRDTYVRSNIGGQNNWHSQTLEQPTITIFCTTAVLTCIASDDVSTAAGRRQYRMPMTQVWIREEGSTLLVAGHAGPLL; encoded by the coding sequence ATGCTCACTCAGGACGAGGTGCTCAAAGCTGCTGTAGAAAGGGCCGACGCCCTTGCGCGACGTGACGGAGAATCTTTGATTCGTCTGCTGCACCCCAAGTTTTGCTGGATCTCGCATCAAGGCGAGCGATTCGACCGCGATACCTACGTTCGATCAAACATCGGCGGTCAGAACAATTGGCACTCGCAAACCCTCGAACAGCCCACGATCACGATCTTCTGTACAACAGCTGTCTTGACCTGCATCGCTTCTGACGATGTATCCACAGCCGCCGGCCGGAGGCAATATCGCATGCCCATGACCCAAGTCTGGATCCGGGAAGAGGGCAGTACGCTACTGGTCGCCGGACATGCAGGTCCGCTTCTCTAG